One Gemmatimonadota bacterium DNA window includes the following coding sequences:
- a CDS encoding ABC transporter substrate-binding protein, with protein sequence MKKVKKNLLICLLLPALAGLPSCSGGGSAPDPKVAGSTPDSPITGSTPDPKVAAQEARTSLEAPELAARVAAGTLPPLHERIPANPLVANHDYEGYDGPGVYGGTWRKFHNNTDLGSWKMIAGYAPLIRWNRLTTGLEPGLAESWAFNEDGTELTLKLREGVRWSDGHPYTSASFRAWYDLCLDDRHRYPPPVWCLVDGKPMGVETPDDYTIVMKFAGPNWLVPLWLATGFWWSEEYNVPEHYMKQFHPDHNDEVDDFVLYEKRRLPQRNPDQPSLWPWTISRIEKGGFRVILERNPYYYVVDDDGRQLPYIDQVVTTLVPEAQIRVLRVLAGEVDCQFRDMELRDFSLFMEGRDKGEYRVKLWESASGADPAINLNWSDNDPVLRGLIRDQRFRKALAAAIDREKCNAVAFKGLAQPQAATVSEEGWHFLDPEGARLFDLWKATDADYDIPKANRLLDEMGLTRRDAEGYRLRPDGRRLSLVLDAPAAAHIAHENDVALIVAEGWRALGLEVIVYTPPGAELKLRRDLGEFTVHLHGEAEMDLFTYPDWVFPTMGKYWHPQVGKWYESGGERGEAPTGIMVELLDIYDQIKHERDEETRHRLVQDAVRIHIEHGPFHLGTVARTPKPVIVKNNFHNVPDSGILGPWAIAGPATSFPEQFYIE encoded by the coding sequence CCGGACCCGAAGGTTGCCGCCCAGGAGGCCCGGACGTCGCTGGAAGCACCCGAACTGGCCGCCCGGGTGGCGGCGGGCACCCTGCCTCCCCTCCACGAGCGGATCCCGGCCAACCCGCTCGTAGCCAATCACGACTATGAGGGGTACGACGGCCCCGGGGTCTACGGCGGGACCTGGCGCAAGTTCCACAACAACACCGATCTCGGCTCCTGGAAGATGATCGCCGGATACGCCCCGCTGATCCGGTGGAACCGGCTGACCACGGGCCTCGAGCCGGGCCTGGCGGAATCGTGGGCGTTCAACGAGGACGGCACCGAACTGACGCTCAAGCTGCGCGAGGGTGTCCGGTGGTCCGACGGCCATCCTTATACCTCGGCGTCCTTCCGCGCGTGGTACGACCTGTGCCTCGACGACCGCCACCGGTACCCGCCGCCCGTGTGGTGCCTCGTGGACGGAAAGCCCATGGGGGTCGAAACGCCGGACGACTACACCATCGTCATGAAGTTCGCGGGACCCAACTGGCTGGTGCCTCTGTGGCTGGCGACCGGATTCTGGTGGAGCGAAGAGTACAACGTGCCGGAACACTACATGAAGCAGTTCCACCCGGACCACAACGACGAGGTGGACGATTTCGTCCTCTATGAGAAGCGCAGGCTGCCCCAGCGCAACCCGGACCAGCCTTCCCTCTGGCCGTGGACCATCTCCCGCATCGAAAAGGGCGGCTTCCGGGTGATCCTGGAGCGGAACCCGTACTACTACGTCGTGGACGACGACGGTCGCCAGCTCCCCTACATCGACCAGGTGGTCACGACCCTGGTCCCCGAGGCCCAGATCCGCGTCCTGCGGGTGCTGGCCGGCGAGGTGGACTGCCAGTTCCGCGATATGGAACTCCGGGACTTTTCCCTTTTCATGGAAGGACGGGATAAAGGGGAGTACCGGGTCAAGCTATGGGAGAGCGCTTCCGGAGCGGATCCGGCGATCAACCTGAACTGGTCGGACAACGACCCGGTCCTCCGCGGCCTGATCCGCGACCAGCGGTTCCGCAAGGCGCTCGCCGCGGCCATCGACCGCGAGAAATGCAACGCCGTCGCCTTCAAGGGCCTCGCGCAACCCCAGGCCGCCACCGTGAGCGAGGAGGGCTGGCATTTCCTGGATCCGGAGGGTGCGCGATTGTTCGATCTGTGGAAGGCCACCGACGCGGACTACGACATTCCGAAGGCGAACAGGCTGCTGGACGAGATGGGACTCACCCGCCGCGACGCCGAGGGATACCGGCTCCGTCCCGACGGCCGGCGGCTCAGCCTCGTGCTGGATGCGCCGGCCGCGGCGCACATCGCCCACGAAAACGACGTGGCCCTGATCGTAGCCGAGGGCTGGCGGGCACTGGGGCTGGAGGTCATCGTATACACGCCGCCCGGAGCCGAACTCAAGCTGCGCCGCGACCTCGGCGAGTTCACTGTCCATCTCCACGGCGAGGCCGAAATGGACCTGTTCACCTACCCCGACTGGGTATTCCCGACGATGGGGAAGTACTGGCATCCCCAGGTGGGCAAGTGGTACGAATCAGGCGGGGAAAGGGGCGAAGCGCCGACGGGTATCATGGTCGAACTGCTCGACATCTACGACCAGATCAAGCACGAGCGGGACGAGGAAACCCGGCACCGCCTGGTGCAGGACGCCGTGCGGATTCATATCGAGCACGGGCCCTTCCACCTGGGCACCGTGGCCCGCACACCCAAGCCCGTCATCGTGAAGAACAACTTCCATAACGTACCCGACAGCGGTATTCTCGGCCCCTGGGCGATCGCCGGTCCGGCGACGAGTTTTCCCGAGCAGTTCTATATCGAATGA
- a CDS encoding ABC transporter permease: protein MINYVIKRCLLAIPTLLAISMIGFVIIQLPEGDFLDRKIQELEEMYGDSSSIARIDELRERYGLDRPMWRQYVGWISGFVVGDFGESFEYEQEVNQLIWDRLAFTVLIALGALLFTYAVAIPIGIYSATHQYRLSDNVLSFISFIGMSMPGFLLALALLVFVFEIYRIPLFGLFSSEYEGAPWTWDKLVDFLKHLWIPVIVVGINGTAGLMRIMRGNLLDVLGQPFVQTARAKGLKESVVVIKHAARIAINPLITILGMSLPNILSGATIVAIVLGLPTVGPLLLRALVAEDIYLAGTLLMMFSLLLIIGNILADIALAWADPRIRYD, encoded by the coding sequence ATGATCAACTACGTTATCAAGCGCTGTCTCCTGGCCATCCCGACCCTCCTGGCCATCTCGATGATCGGCTTCGTCATCATCCAGCTGCCCGAGGGCGACTTCCTGGACCGCAAGATCCAGGAACTGGAGGAGATGTACGGCGACAGCAGCTCGATCGCGCGCATCGACGAGTTGCGCGAGCGCTACGGCCTGGACCGGCCCATGTGGCGGCAGTACGTGGGCTGGATCTCGGGGTTCGTCGTGGGGGATTTCGGCGAATCCTTCGAATACGAGCAGGAAGTCAACCAGCTGATCTGGGACCGGCTCGCCTTCACCGTGCTCATCGCCCTGGGCGCCCTGCTGTTCACCTACGCCGTGGCCATCCCCATCGGCATCTACTCGGCTACCCACCAGTACCGCCTGTCCGACAACGTGCTGTCCTTCATCAGCTTCATCGGCATGTCCATGCCGGGATTCCTGCTGGCCCTCGCCCTCCTGGTCTTCGTCTTCGAGATCTACCGGATACCCCTGTTCGGCCTCTTCTCGAGCGAGTACGAAGGCGCGCCCTGGACCTGGGACAAGCTCGTCGACTTTTTGAAGCACCTCTGGATCCCGGTCATCGTGGTGGGCATCAACGGCACGGCCGGCCTGATGCGCATCATGCGCGGCAACCTGCTGGACGTCCTCGGCCAGCCCTTCGTCCAGACGGCCCGCGCCAAGGGCCTCAAGGAGTCCGTCGTCGTCATCAAGCACGCGGCGCGCATCGCCATCAACCCGCTGATCACGATCCTGGGTATGAGCCTGCCGAACATCCTCTCCGGGGCCACCATCGTGGCGATCGTCCTGGGTCTGCCGACCGTGGGGCCGCTGCTGCTCCGGGCCCTGGTCGCCGAGGACATCTACCTGGCCGGCACTCTCCTGATGATGTTCAGCCTGCTCCTGATCATCGGCAACATCCTGGCCGACATCGCGCTGGCCTGGGCGGATCCGAGGATACGGTATGACTAA
- a CDS encoding ABC transporter permease produces MTTVDQAATVQDSGYLSYRTLIWRRFRKNRMGIAAGVVLAMFYFAALFAGTFSPYDHNEIRIQVRYLPPQDLHFDWSGGFYVNGLTSTQNPVTLELEYETDPSRQYPVRFLSRDGDGDFRLIHSEGPMYLLGTDRMGRDLLSRMIHGGRVSLTVGIIGVFLSLILGSVLGTLSGYFGGWIDHALQRVVEILASFPPIPLWMALGAALPAGWTSIETYLGITIILSIISWGGLAREVRGKVLVFREQDYTTAARSAGAGHWYIISRHLLPGCYSHIIVVATLAIPGMILGETALSFLGLGIRPPMTSWGVLLEEAQRVTVLLNHPWLLFPAAPVLVVVIAFNFLGDALRDAADPYS; encoded by the coding sequence ATGACCACGGTCGACCAGGCGGCAACCGTCCAGGATTCGGGCTATCTCAGCTACCGGACGCTGATCTGGCGCAGGTTCCGGAAGAACCGGATGGGCATCGCGGCGGGGGTGGTGCTGGCGATGTTCTACTTCGCGGCCCTGTTTGCCGGCACTTTTTCCCCCTACGACCACAACGAAATCCGGATCCAGGTCCGGTACCTGCCGCCCCAGGACCTGCATTTCGACTGGTCCGGCGGGTTCTACGTGAACGGCCTGACTTCCACGCAGAATCCGGTGACGCTGGAACTGGAGTACGAAACGGACCCGTCCCGGCAATATCCTGTCCGGTTCCTGTCGCGGGACGGCGACGGGGATTTCCGGCTGATCCATTCCGAGGGCCCCATGTACCTCCTGGGCACGGACCGCATGGGCCGCGACCTGCTCTCCCGCATGATCCACGGCGGCCGTGTATCGCTCACGGTGGGGATCATCGGCGTGTTCCTCAGCCTGATCCTCGGATCGGTCCTCGGCACGTTGTCCGGTTACTTCGGCGGCTGGATCGACCACGCCCTTCAGCGAGTCGTCGAGATCCTGGCCTCTTTTCCGCCGATCCCCCTCTGGATGGCCCTGGGCGCGGCGCTGCCGGCCGGATGGACGAGCATCGAGACCTACCTGGGCATCACGATCATCCTGTCCATAATCAGCTGGGGCGGCCTGGCCCGCGAAGTACGGGGCAAGGTCCTCGTGTTCCGGGAACAGGACTACACCACGGCGGCGCGATCGGCCGGCGCGGGACACTGGTACATCATTTCGCGCCACCTGCTGCCCGGCTGCTACAGCCACATCATCGTGGTGGCCACGCTGGCCATCCCGGGGATGATCCTGGGCGAAACGGCCCTGAGCTTCCTGGGCCTCGGCATCCGGCCGCCCATGACCAGCTGGGGCGTGCTGCTCGAAGAGGCGCAGCGCGTGACGGTGCTGCTGAACCACCCCTGGCTGCTCTTCCCCGCCGCGCCGGTACTGGTCGTCGTCATCGCCTTCAACTTCCTGGGAGACGCGTTGCGCGACGCCGCGGATCCTTATTCGTGA
- a CDS encoding SDR family oxidoreductase, with amino-acid sequence MSKSTKVAVVTGAGSGIGKACSLALLDAGYSVVLAGRREDALESTVADAGDAADRLLVVPTDVGIASQVERLFAETKAAHGRLDLLFNNAGTGAPAVLLEELMADQWQTVVDVNLTGSFLCTKEAFRIMKDQDPQGGRIINNGSVSAHVPRPNSAPYTATKHAVTGLTRSTSLDGRKYNIACGQIDIGNAATEMTQRMQEGILQPTGDLLAEARMHVKNVADAVVFMAGLPLDANVQFITVMATTMPYIGRG; translated from the coding sequence ATGAGTAAATCCACCAAAGTCGCCGTCGTCACCGGCGCGGGTTCCGGTATCGGTAAGGCCTGTTCCCTGGCGTTGCTGGACGCGGGTTACAGTGTGGTCTTAGCGGGCCGGCGAGAAGATGCCCTGGAGTCGACCGTGGCCGATGCCGGCGATGCCGCGGACCGGTTGCTGGTCGTGCCGACGGACGTGGGGATCGCCTCGCAGGTCGAGCGCCTCTTCGCGGAAACGAAGGCGGCCCACGGCCGCCTGGACCTGCTGTTCAACAACGCCGGAACCGGGGCGCCCGCCGTGCTCCTCGAAGAGCTGATGGCCGATCAGTGGCAGACCGTGGTGGACGTCAACCTGACGGGTTCCTTCCTCTGCACGAAGGAGGCTTTCAGGATCATGAAGGACCAGGATCCGCAGGGCGGCCGGATCATCAACAACGGATCGGTCTCCGCCCATGTGCCCCGACCGAACTCGGCGCCGTACACTGCCACCAAGCACGCCGTAACCGGCTTGACGCGTTCGACTTCCCTCGATGGTCGGAAGTACAACATCGCCTGCGGGCAGATCGACATCGGCAACGCGGCCACGGAGATGACCCAGCGCATGCAGGAGGGCATCCTGCAGCCCACCGGCGACCTGCTGGCCGAGGCCAGGATGCACGTGAAGAACGTGGCCGACGCCGTGGTTTTTATGGCCGGACTGCCCCTCGACGCCAACGTACAGTTCATCACGGTCATGGCCACCACCATGCCCTACATAGGACGGGGATAA
- a CDS encoding phytanoyl-CoA dioxygenase family protein, whose translation MSVTRAKPVEITDAQKQQYQEEGYFILESALDDEQLEYIRCECDRLRVEMEAEMAREAEKSRGITHKGSRYFISNRHRDNPSLRPYIFSEIMAEICRSTLGDTAYLFHEQFVVKGPEVGMKFGWHQDSGYVGFDHRPYMSCWAALDDVSDENGTVYILPFSRAGTRRRQDHRIVDETNDKIGYFGDDPGVPVVAPAGSIAVFSSVSFHRSSPNTSDGWRRVYLTQYSAEPILTEDGTRNWSNAEPFLVDGERVTAE comes from the coding sequence ATGTCGGTAACCAGAGCAAAGCCCGTCGAGATCACCGATGCGCAGAAGCAGCAGTACCAGGAAGAAGGGTACTTCATTCTCGAGTCCGCCCTGGACGATGAACAGCTGGAATACATACGCTGCGAGTGCGACCGGTTGAGGGTCGAGATGGAGGCCGAGATGGCCAGGGAAGCGGAGAAATCCCGGGGCATCACCCACAAGGGCAGCCGTTACTTCATCTCGAACCGGCACCGCGACAATCCCAGCCTTCGGCCTTACATATTCAGCGAGATCATGGCCGAGATCTGCAGAAGCACCCTGGGCGATACCGCCTATCTCTTCCACGAGCAGTTCGTGGTCAAGGGTCCCGAGGTCGGCATGAAGTTCGGCTGGCACCAGGACTCGGGCTACGTGGGGTTCGACCACCGGCCCTACATGAGCTGCTGGGCCGCCCTCGACGACGTCTCCGACGAGAACGGCACGGTCTACATCCTGCCCTTCTCTCGCGCGGGCACGAGACGCCGCCAGGATCACCGCATCGTGGACGAGACCAACGACAAGATCGGCTACTTCGGCGACGATCCCGGCGTGCCCGTGGTCGCGCCGGCCGGGAGCATCGCCGTATTCTCCAGCGTGTCCTTCCACCGCAGCAGCCCGAATACCTCTGACGGCTGGCGCCGCGTGTATCTGACCCAGTATTCCGCTGAACCGATCCTTACCGAAGACGGCACGCGGAACTGGAGCAACGCGGAGCCCTTTCTTGTGGACGGCGAGCGGGTAACGGCCGAATAA
- a CDS encoding mandelate racemase: MTTITGVKCIRTRSNGTWGIVKITTNQPGLYGIGSASDHYHQRAVIEAVESMLAPKLIGRDVSRIEDIWQTFYTSGYWRNGAITNTALSGIDMALWDIKGKEAGMPVYQLLGGACRSAVPCYAHAGGGTPEALLEAIQGYLDEGFPVVRCQLGGYGGGGFIPSEVAPRPTNAWPADQVFDDEAYIEAIPNMFEYLRSKLGFGPKLTHDVHEHLRPQSAVALSKRLEPYRLFFLEDVLSPEQVQWYRLIREQCTTPQAMGELFVNPHEWTPLITERLIDYVRVRVSKAGGITPCRKIASLCESFGINTAWQEGGDNDPVNQAAAVHLDLSSWSFGIQEENAFSEEEYAAFPGACELRDGHLYTNDNPGLGLDIDEDAAARLVNEGEAATPRYAAEDRRADGSIVRP, encoded by the coding sequence TTGACCACGATCACCGGCGTGAAGTGCATCCGGACGCGTTCGAACGGCACCTGGGGCATCGTAAAGATCACCACGAACCAGCCCGGATTGTACGGCATCGGGTCCGCAAGCGATCACTACCACCAGCGCGCCGTTATCGAGGCCGTCGAGTCCATGCTGGCCCCGAAGCTCATCGGACGGGATGTCAGCCGCATCGAGGATATCTGGCAGACGTTCTACACGAGCGGCTACTGGCGTAACGGCGCCATCACCAACACGGCCCTTTCCGGGATCGATATGGCCCTGTGGGACATCAAGGGCAAGGAAGCAGGCATGCCCGTCTACCAGCTCCTCGGCGGCGCCTGCCGGAGCGCCGTGCCCTGCTATGCCCACGCGGGAGGCGGCACGCCGGAAGCCCTGCTGGAAGCCATTCAGGGCTACCTGGACGAAGGCTTTCCCGTGGTCCGCTGCCAATTAGGCGGCTACGGCGGTGGCGGATTCATCCCGTCGGAAGTGGCGCCCCGGCCCACGAACGCCTGGCCCGCCGACCAGGTCTTCGACGACGAGGCCTACATCGAGGCCATTCCGAACATGTTCGAGTACCTGCGCTCGAAACTTGGCTTCGGCCCCAAGCTGACCCACGACGTGCACGAACATCTCCGGCCGCAGTCGGCCGTGGCTCTGTCCAAGCGCCTCGAACCCTACCGGCTCTTCTTCCTCGAGGACGTCCTTTCGCCCGAACAGGTGCAGTGGTACCGCCTCATCCGGGAACAGTGCACGACGCCCCAGGCCATGGGCGAACTCTTCGTGAATCCCCACGAATGGACGCCCCTCATTACCGAGCGCCTCATCGACTATGTCCGCGTGCGGGTATCCAAGGCGGGCGGCATCACGCCGTGCCGCAAGATCGCGAGCCTCTGCGAATCCTTCGGCATCAACACCGCCTGGCAGGAGGGTGGCGACAACGACCCGGTCAACCAGGCCGCGGCCGTTCACCTCGACCTGTCCAGCTGGAGCTTCGGAATCCAGGAAGAGAACGCCTTCAGCGAAGAGGAATACGCGGCGTTCCCCGGCGCCTGCGAGCTAAGGGATGGGCATCTCTACACCAACGACAACCCAGGCCTTGGACTCGACATCGACGAGGATGCGGCTGCTAGGCTGGTAAATGAGGGTGAAGCGGCGACGCCCCGGTACGCCGCGGAGGACCGCAGGGCGGATGGTTCGATTGTACGGCCCTAA
- a CDS encoding RNA-directed DNA polymerase yields MENLERLREATSLKDIARIFGVQPKTISFLIYVLPAEHRYHTFEIPKQSGGMRTINAPEPRLKMIQRRLADCLYKCTGEIYGEPPKRLLSHGFLRSRSIFTNASIHNSRRYVLNLDLEDFFPSFNFGRVRGFFIKDSRFKLHQKVATIIAQIACHQNELPQGSPCSPIITNLIGHMLDVRLVKLARKYNCLYSRYADDITFSTNLTNFPVDLAKQSDGDLSKWQLGKKLTKEIEDSGFDINKSKTRMQWKCSRQTTTGLTVNKKVNIRSEYYRRARAICHQLFTSGSYYTFDVESQSENLNKIEGILSHIYHIKQQSAVAFERSTQRTWDAKTTGLYAIRKLYRSFLIYRYFNVSVKPAIVTEGVTDPIYLKLAIKKIKAYQPQLGEFTNGRFQYKMSFIKHSGNTGEVLQLDGGVSKLNSLIKNYRKDLDRFKYTLLTNPVVVLIDNDKGAKEVFNTVKNQYGLEISHKKEKPFYHLHANLYLVKTPLTNNRSESCIEDCFDQDTLDIELDGRKFDPAKKNGSEDTYGKTTFAREVIIPNADVVSFEGFDEVLSRISAVLDDYRVRRQ; encoded by the coding sequence ATGGAAAATCTGGAGCGATTACGAGAAGCAACTTCACTTAAGGATATCGCACGTATTTTTGGAGTGCAACCTAAGACTATATCCTTCCTGATTTACGTTCTGCCAGCAGAACATAGATACCACACCTTTGAGATTCCAAAACAAAGCGGGGGTATGCGAACGATTAACGCACCCGAACCTCGACTAAAGATGATTCAGCGTAGGCTAGCTGATTGCCTATATAAATGCACCGGTGAAATATACGGCGAACCTCCAAAAAGACTTCTATCACACGGTTTTTTACGATCTCGCTCGATCTTCACTAACGCGTCGATCCACAACAGCAGACGATATGTATTAAACCTAGATTTGGAAGACTTTTTTCCTTCGTTCAATTTCGGTCGTGTCCGTGGTTTCTTTATAAAGGATAGCCGTTTTAAACTACACCAAAAAGTGGCGACAATTATCGCACAGATCGCATGTCATCAGAACGAGTTACCTCAGGGAAGTCCGTGTTCTCCAATTATAACTAACCTCATTGGTCATATGCTCGATGTGAGACTAGTAAAATTGGCAAGGAAGTATAATTGTCTGTATTCCCGGTATGCAGACGACATCACGTTTTCGACTAACCTTACAAACTTCCCAGTTGATTTAGCGAAACAGTCCGATGGCGATCTGTCAAAGTGGCAATTAGGTAAGAAACTTACCAAGGAGATAGAAGATTCTGGTTTCGATATAAACAAAAGTAAAACTCGAATGCAGTGGAAGTGTTCCAGACAAACTACAACCGGATTAACAGTCAACAAAAAAGTAAACATACGATCGGAGTATTACAGAAGAGCACGAGCTATTTGTCATCAGCTATTCACTTCAGGAAGTTACTACACCTTTGACGTAGAAAGTCAGTCCGAAAACCTAAACAAAATCGAAGGTATCTTAAGTCACATATACCATATCAAACAACAGTCAGCAGTAGCATTCGAACGTTCTACACAGAGAACATGGGACGCGAAAACGACAGGATTGTATGCAATTCGTAAACTATATCGTTCGTTCTTGATATATCGTTATTTCAATGTTTCAGTTAAACCTGCTATTGTTACGGAAGGAGTAACTGATCCAATCTACCTGAAACTAGCGATAAAGAAAATTAAGGCTTACCAACCTCAACTTGGCGAGTTCACCAATGGTAGATTCCAATATAAAATGAGCTTTATCAAACACTCAGGAAATACGGGTGAAGTCCTACAGTTAGATGGGGGAGTGAGTAAACTCAACTCCCTCATAAAGAACTATCGAAAAGACTTAGATAGATTCAAATACACTCTTCTGACCAATCCGGTTGTAGTATTGATCGATAATGACAAAGGGGCAAAAGAAGTATTTAATACTGTGAAAAACCAATACGGACTAGAGATATCTCATAAAAAAGAAAAACCGTTTTACCATTTACATGCAAACCTATATCTGGTCAAAACTCCATTAACAAACAACCGGTCAGAATCTTGCATTGAAGACTGTTTTGATCAAGACACGCTAGATATAGAACTCGACGGTAGAAAGTTCGATCCAGCAAAGAAAAACGGTTCGGAAGACACCTACGGTAAAACCACTTTCGCTAGAGAAGTGATTATACCAAATGCCGATGTAGTGAGTTTCGAAGGATTTGATGAGGTGTTATCACGCATTTCTGCTGTTTTGGATGACTACAGAGTACGAAGACAGTAA
- a CDS encoding zinc-binding dehydrogenase, producing MKTGKVAVYTQPQAPMEIREYPVPSVTADDMLVRIRMANICGSDLHIWRGHGPRIETGIPQVLGHEMIGTIDAMGRNVASDSAGKTLAEGDRIVYSYFKPCQQCWTCLNGKPGCPDRYRDWIGVSSDQPPHFHGAYGEYYYMKRGHWVFKVPDDLPDAIVSPINCALSEVIYGLNQIGVTLGDTVVIQGAGGLGLYATAVAREMGAGRIIVLDRLPARLALAREFGADDSLNIDEMDMKARIEFVLDHTGGVGADLVAEFVGSPRVLAEGIDMLRWGGRYLWIGNINLGFPTEIDPGNIVRCSKAIRGVIVYEPWVIPRALEFLSRTRDKYPFHKIISDTFSFTDINEAFTYAGAGSAIRVGLEFDAE from the coding sequence ATGAAAACCGGAAAAGTCGCTGTATATACCCAGCCGCAGGCACCGATGGAGATTCGTGAGTATCCCGTACCATCGGTTACAGCGGACGATATGCTCGTAAGGATCCGCATGGCAAATATCTGCGGATCCGATCTGCACATCTGGCGTGGACACGGCCCCAGGATTGAGACCGGTATCCCCCAGGTCCTCGGGCATGAGATGATCGGCACCATCGATGCCATGGGGCGCAACGTCGCCTCGGACAGTGCCGGTAAGACGCTGGCCGAAGGGGACCGCATCGTCTACTCCTATTTCAAACCGTGCCAGCAGTGCTGGACGTGCCTCAACGGCAAGCCGGGATGCCCCGATCGCTACAGAGACTGGATCGGCGTCTCAAGCGACCAACCACCGCACTTCCACGGCGCGTACGGGGAATACTACTACATGAAACGCGGTCACTGGGTCTTCAAGGTACCCGACGATCTCCCGGACGCGATCGTGTCCCCGATCAACTGCGCCCTGTCGGAAGTCATCTATGGCCTCAACCAGATCGGCGTCACCCTGGGCGACACGGTGGTCATTCAGGGGGCGGGCGGCCTTGGGCTCTATGCGACGGCCGTAGCGCGGGAGATGGGGGCGGGCAGGATCATCGTGCTGGACCGGCTTCCGGCGCGCCTCGCGCTCGCCCGGGAATTCGGCGCCGACGACTCACTCAACATCGATGAAATGGACATGAAAGCACGCATTGAGTTCGTGCTGGACCACACGGGCGGGGTCGGCGCCGACCTGGTCGCCGAATTCGTGGGATCGCCCCGCGTGCTCGCCGAAGGCATCGACATGCTCCGGTGGGGCGGCCGCTACCTCTGGATCGGCAACATAAACCTTGGGTTCCCTACGGAGATCGATCCGGGCAACATCGTCCGGTGCAGCAAGGCGATTCGCGGCGTGATCGTGTACGAACCCTGGGTGATCCCGCGCGCCCTCGAGTTTCTTAGTCGCACACGGGACAAGTACCCCTTCCACAAGATCATCTCCGATACCTTCTCATTCACTGATATCAACGAGGCATTCACCTATGCGGGCGCGGGTTCCGCGATCCGGGTCGGCCTGGAATTCGACGCCGAATAA